One Staphylococcus simiae genomic region harbors:
- a CDS encoding type II toxin-antitoxin system PemK/MazF family toxin, translating into MIKRGDVYLADLSPVQGSEQGGVRPVVIIQNDTGNKYSPTVIVAAITGRINKAKIPTHVEIEKKKYKLDKDSVILLEQIRTLDKKRLKEKLTYLSESKMKEVDNALIISLGLTTLSQHKLS; encoded by the coding sequence ATGATTAAAAGAGGCGATGTTTATTTAGCGGATTTATCACCAGTTCAAGGGTCTGAACAAGGGGGAGTTAGACCTGTAGTCATTATACAAAATGACACTGGTAATAAATATAGTCCTACTGTTATTGTTGCGGCAATAACAGGTAGGATAAATAAAGCCAAAATACCAACACATGTAGAAATTGAAAAGAAGAAATATAAACTTGATAAAGATTCAGTTATTTTACTTGAACAAATACGAACACTTGATAAGAAACGATTAAAGGAAAAGTTAACGTATTTATCAGAAAGTAAAATGAAAGAAGTAGATAATGCTTTAATTATTAGCTTAGGATTAACTACTTTAAGTCAACATAAACTTTCTTAG
- the mazE gene encoding type II toxin-antitoxin system antitoxin MazE, with protein sequence MLSFSQNRSHSLEQSLKEGYSQMADLNLSLANEAFPIECEACDCNESYLSSNSSNE encoded by the coding sequence ATGTTATCATTTAGCCAAAATAGAAGTCATAGTTTAGAACAATCTTTAAAAGAAGGATATTCACAAATGGCAGATTTAAATCTCTCCCTAGCGAACGAAGCTTTCCCAATAGAGTGCGAAGCGTGTGATTGTAACGAATCATATTTATCTTCTAACTCATCGAATGAATGA